A genomic window from Hippocampus zosterae strain Florida chromosome 13, ASM2543408v3, whole genome shotgun sequence includes:
- the LOC127612595 gene encoding neuronal pentraxin-1-like, with protein sequence MERLPWKVFLLCCLATAESSAQDMGQRQFICTSVPKDMDLCAATMQNSGPAEDLKTTVMQLRETVLQQKETIMNQKETIRELTSKLSRCESQSFPAAVGPGGRRPGVKNTMGDISRGTAETLAQLGHTLQTLKQRLENLEQYSRGNNTVQGNSLKDLIQNKIDDMEKQVLSRVNTLEEAKSGSRNDSEQRNRVESTLTSLHHRITDLEKGKENRPTDKFQLTFPLRTNYMYAKAKRSLPEMYSFTVCLWIKSNASPGVGTPFSYAVPGQANEMVLIEWGNNPMEILINDKVAKLPFLINDGKWHHLCITWTTRDGMWEAFQDGMMRGSGENLAPYHPIKPDGVLVLGQEQDTLGGGFDATQAFVGELANLNIWNRKLSITEIYNLATCNSKAPAGNVFSWMESNIEIFGGATKWSFEPCRSAN encoded by the exons ATGGAGCGACTCCCGTGGAAAGTTTTTCTCCTTTGTTGCCTGGCCACCGCGGAGAGCTCCGCGCAAGACATGGGACAGAGGCAGTTTATTTGCACGTCGGTGCCCAAGGATATGGACTTGTGTGCGGCCACCATGCAGAACAGTGGGCCGGCGGAGGACCTGAAGACTACCGTCATGCAACTGCGAGAGACCGTGCTGCAGCAAAAAGAGACCATTATGAACCAGAAGGAGACAATCAGGGAACTAACGTCCAAGTTGAGTCGATGCGAGAGTCAGAGTTTCCCGGCTGCGGTGGGACCCGGAGGGAGGCGGCCGGGCGTCAAGAACACCATGGGGGATATTTCACGGGGCACCGCAGAGACCCTTGCCCAGCTGGGACACACTTTACAGACTCTCAAACAGAGACTGGAGAACCTTGAG CAATACAGCCGAGGGAATAACACTGTCCAGGGGAACAGTCTGAAGGATCTGATTCAAAACAAGATTGATGACATGGAGAAGCAAGTTCTGTCTCGGGTCAACACGTTAGAGGAAGCCAAAAGTGGTTCCAGGAATGACAGCGAGCAAAGGAACCGAGTGGAGTCCACGCTCACTTCTCTGCACCACCGCATCACAGACCTGGAGAAAG GCAAAGAAAACAGACCCACGGATAAGTTCCAGCTGACGTTCCCCCTGAGGACCAACTACATGTACGCCAAAGCCAAGAGGAGTCTACCCGAGATGTACTCCTTCACCGTTTGTCTGTGGATCAAGTCCAATGCCTCGCCAGGGGTGGGGACACCCTTTTCTTACGCTGTCCCGGGGCAGGCCAATGAGATGGTGCTGATCGAATGGGGAAACAACCCAATGGAGATTCTCATTAATGACAAG GTCGCAAAGCTGCCGTTCCTCATTAATGACGGCAAATGGCACCACCTGTGCATCACGTGGACCACCCGAGATGGGATGTGGGAGGCCTTCCAGGACGGCATGATGAGGGGCAGCGGTGAAAATCTGGCACCATATCACCCCATCAAACCGGACGGGGTGCTCGTCTTGGGACAGGAGCAG GATACACTCGGAGGAGGCTTTGATGCAACACAAGCCTTCGTAGGTGAGTTAGCAAACCTGAATATCTGGAATCGGAAACTGTCCATCACCGAAATCTACAACTTGGCAACCTGCAACAGTAAAGCACCAGCCGGCAATGTCTTTTCTTGGATGGAGAGCAACATTGAAATATTTGGAGGAGCAACCAAATGGTCCTTTGAGCCTTGTCGTTCAGCcaactga